A genomic segment from Ignavibacteria bacterium encodes:
- a CDS encoding DUF3147 family protein: protein MIYYIVKVLISAAIIVFVSEVSKRSTLIGSIFASMPLVSILAFIWLYYETKSKEQVSELSTGIFWLVIPSLSMFILLPYLLRKMDFIFALIISIVVMVLFYFLMIYILEKFGIKI from the coding sequence ATGATATATTATATCGTAAAGGTATTAATTTCAGCAGCAATTATTGTATTTGTATCAGAAGTGTCGAAAAGAAGCACATTGATAGGAAGCATATTTGCCTCAATGCCCCTTGTCTCGATACTTGCGTTTATCTGGCTTTATTATGAAACAAAAAGCAAAGAACAGGTCTCGGAACTTTCAACCGGTATATTCTGGCTTGTAATTCCATCACTGTCCATGTTTATTCTGCTGCCATACCTTTTGAGAAAGATGGATTTTATCTTTGCTCTTATTATATCAATTGTTGTAATGGTTCTGTTTTATTTCCTGATGATCTATATATTAGAGAAATTTGGCATTAAAATTTAG